From Scomber japonicus isolate fScoJap1 chromosome 22, fScoJap1.pri, whole genome shotgun sequence, one genomic window encodes:
- the LOC128383650 gene encoding Fc receptor-like protein 5, with product MDQTSLLWLFVSSLLFCSTNQASLTVSPSRSQFFQWTSVSLSCEEDDSSAGWKLRRNTTTETRKECGDGWGRSAGSSCNISFIVDWDSGVYWCESREGATSNSINITVTGGPVILQSPVLPVMEGDDVTLHCKTKTSNLPADFYKDGSLIRTEPAGHMTIHYVSKSDEGLYKCDISSHGESPSSWISVTVNRS from the exons ATGGACCAAACATCTCTTCTGTGGCTCT TTGTGAGCTCTCTGCTGTTCTGCTCAACAAACCAAG cctctctgacTGTGAGTCCCAGCAGATCTCAGTTTTTTCAATGGACATCTGTCTCTCTGAGCTGTGAGGAGGACGACAGCTCTGCTGGATGGAAGCTGAGGAGGAACACAACCACAGAAACCAGGAAGGAGTGTGGAGACGGCTGGGGAAGATCAGCTGGTTCCTCCTGTAACATCAGCTTCATCGTCGACTGGGACAGTGGAGTTTACTGGTGTGAGTCCAGAGAGGGAGCAACCAGTAACAGCAtcaacatcactgtcactg gTGGACCAGTGATCCTGCAGAGTCCTGTCCTCcctgtgatggagggagatgatgtcactctgcacTGTAAAACAAAGACCTCCAACCTCCCAGCTGATTTCTATAAAGATGGCTCCCTCATCAGGACTGAgcctgcaggtcacatgaccatcCACTATGTTTCCAAGTCTGATGAAGGCCTCTACAAGTGTGACATCAGCAGTCATGGAGAGTCTCCATCCAGCTGGATCTCTGTCACAG TGAACAGAagctag